CTAAGTTATTAACAGCAGCATCAGCAGCGCGATTTTGATATCTAATTGCAATCTGATAGTGACGAAATGCCCCATCTAAATTGCCTAACTTTTCATAAGCTGCTCCTAGATTATAGTGAGCAGAACCATAGTTTGGGTTAAATTCTACTGCTAATTCTAGATAAGATGCAGCAATGGTAAAATCATTGCTGACGTAGTTTTTATGTCCTATTTGATTGAAAGATTTAGCAATTTGTTTTCTTTCTTGTTCATTCAAGCTTAGTCGATTGATCAACCTTTTCAAATCTTCTGACTTAGGTTGATTAACTAATAGCAAATGTAAGATGGAATCAATAATTTTTTCATTATCTTCATCAGTATTTTCGGCTATTTCTTTTGTGAATTTAGATTGAGGGTCAGTTAATAACTCTGGTTTGTATTTAGCAAACAAGGCAACTAAGTCTGAGCGTTTGTAACGACGAGTATCAGAAGGTTCATTACTCAGCCCAAATTCGTAACATATTCTTTCAATATATTTTCTGACAGATGCTTCTCCAATGTTCATGGCTTCAGCTATATCCCCATCTGTCTCACCAGCTAGTATTTTTTGCAATACTTGTTTGCGTCGATCTGTCAGCTTGTCGAATATGTGTTCAAACTCTTGTTGATTCATCCTTGATTTTACTTATATGAGTAGGTGTTTAGTTCACGTTTGTGACTATTTTACATCAATTTAACATCAATAATTCTCTGTCACTAGTAGAATTTGGGCAATTGTGACACTCCCGTAAGTGATATTAAAATCTAAATCCCTGTTTTGGGGTTGACACCTGTAAGCAAATATGTCAGTCACATTATCATTAAATACTAAGTCACAAAAGCAAAAATTAGGCTTGCTTCTCGAACTAAAGCTAGTCAGAACAAAGAGAAGTTTTACTGGTATCGTTAAAACTCTAGTAGATCACTAATACTGAGTAAACTTATATACGATTTCCAGCACAAGATAATTTCGTTTTTTAGGTTGAAATCAACTGGATTTTAAATTTTGGATACCAGGAGATCCTATCAAAGTCCCAACATTTTAACAGGTTTCAATTTACTGGTTCTAAGTGGGTAAGTATAATTCCTTAATTATAGAGTATTACTCTTTATTGAATTTTATACTTATTGTTGGAAATTCATGAACACTTCACAGTGAATATAAATCTAAGTAAGTCGGCGGGAAAAAACCGAAGTATGTAACAAAAAGTAAATTCACCAAAACCCTCTTCCCCGTTCCCTGTTCCCTGTTCCCTGTTCCCTGCACTTTAACCCGTAGCCTTTCAGTCACAGACACATTTTCAGTCGAACACGCAGAAGTTCTAATTGACCTAGATCATGCTCGTTGGGGCGATTTAATTATTGTCGGGAATCAACTCAAAGCTAATAAAGTTTTTGATTACGAAATTAAGAGTAGTTATAGTATTCGGGTACAATCAACAGATCAAGGTGGGTTATTCTTTGATAAACAATTAACCATTAATATTGGTGATTTACCTGAATATATTGCGATTGAAGCAGCAGGTAATACCAAATTAGTCACAGATCCAACAAACAAATACTTTACCCAGTTCGGAACAAATAGCCCAATCGGTATTAAAAATGGTGGGCAACCAATCTACCAAAACATCTACGGTTCAGACTGGCAAACTCTAGCCGCAGAAACCGTCAGTGGAGTTAATGAAGTTCTTTGGAAAAATGTGGCTGAAAACTATTTGCATATTTGGCGTTTAGATAATAACTGGAATTGGGTTTCTTCTGAAGGACAATGAGCATTAAATTCTGCTGATGCTTGGGGTAAAGAAACTGTTTTTGGTATAGATGCTAATGGTGATGGCAAAATCGGTAATCCTTCCAGTCTGACTCTGATAGGCACTAGTGGTAACGATATCCTTATTGGTGGTGCAAATAATGATACCTTCAATGGTGGTTTAGGTAACGATATCCTGTATTTAGGTTTAAATGATAATGCTGTAGATAATGTTAACTATGCTTTTGGTGATGGTGCAGACACAATTTATCAATTTATGCGTGGTGTCGGTGGTGATAAACTGAATTTCTCAGGTATTACTAACCTTGATGTGATTACATTGGGTGCAAATACAGAAGTCCGAATTGGTGATGGTATTGGTGGTAACACAGGTTTTGGTACAGGTGAGTTATTAGCTACTTTATCCGCTACATCTGGTTTTGTTTGTGCGAATGTGAATATGAACCTGTTTGGTGCTAATTTCTTGTTCAGTTAATCAGCTACAAGAAGCCACAAGATACCCGACTTCTTCAAGAAGTCGGGTATCTGAAACCCGATAGTGACACCACTGAGTGCAGAATGTGGGTTAGAAAAACCAACCGTAAGAATGTAAACCCTTACCCAAAAGATTCACACCCAAATAACAAATCCAAACCACAACAAAACCAGCAGCAGCTAAAATAGCAGGTTTTCTACCTTGCCAACCGCGAGTAATTCTAGAATGTAGATAGGCTGCAAAAACCAACCAAGTAATTAAAGCCCAAGTTTCCTTTGGGTCCCAACTCCAATAAGAACCCCAAGCTTCATTAGCCCAAACACCACCGGCAATAATACCAATTGTCAGTAGGGGAAATCCCAACCCGATAACGCGATAGCTAATATTATCTAGTGTTTCTGCGAGGGTGAGACGTTGGGGGGAAAGAATTTCAGCAGTTGAAATAGGCGTAGTTTTAACCACATCCAAAACAGCAGTACCATTACCGTTGTTACTACTTTCCAACCGGGAAAAACCATTATTTTCAGATGGAGGTGTTGGGGGTTGAGTCACTAACTCTCCGGCTTTGAGTAGTTTGTAACCATTGCTACGATAACCACCATTACCAACGGAACTACCTTGTAATTGAATATTTTGGCCGCGTGTCACAATTAAAAAAGCGATCGCCAACAAAGAACCCACCATCAAAGCTGAATAACTCAGCATCATCACGCTAACGTGCATCATTAGCCAATTCGACTTTAAAGCCGGAACTAACGGTTCTGAAACCTGCATCTCAGATGGTAGAGTCAAAGTAGCAAAAGCTGTAATCCCCATCGCTACAGGAGCAGTTACAACCCCTACCAAGCGACTACGACTCGTATTTTCGGCAATGAGATGGACAGCAGTAATTCCCCAAGTTAGGAAA
This genomic interval from Anabaena sphaerica FACHB-251 contains the following:
- a CDS encoding tetratricopeptide repeat protein, which codes for MNQQEFEHIFDKLTDRRKQVLQKILAGETDGDIAEAMNIGEASVRKYIERICYEFGLSNEPSDTRRYKRSDLVALFAKYKPELLTDPQSKFTKEIAENTDEDNEKIIDSILHLLLVNQPKSEDLKRLINRLSLNEQERKQIAKSFNQIGHKNYVSNDFTIAASYLELAVEFNPNYGSAHYNLGAAYEKLGNLDGAFRHYQIAIRYQNRAADAAVNNLARLHILQGNSADAVKLIEPILSRVKDDTVKVALHKNIGWAYFQQNFYHQAKKHLLICVKLENDYAPAYCLLAQVQAAQGDQESARESWQKFLEIYSHEQQLKKVRWQLPELEVWKLDAVRILHSRTN
- the ccsB gene encoding c-type cytochrome biogenesis protein CcsB, whose amino-acid sequence is MNLVVLQNWLDNASFAVLFCTMLVYWVGAAFPSLSVTAALGTAGMAIANLCIAALLGARWIEAGYFPLSNLYESLFFLTWGITAVHLIAENTSRSRLVGVVTAPVAMGITAFATLTLPSEMQVSEPLVPALKSNWLMMHVSVMMLSYSALMVGSLLAIAFLIVTRGQNIQLQGSSVGNGGYRSNGYKLLKAGELVTQPPTPPSENNGFSRLESSNNGNGTAVLDVVKTTPISTAEILSPQRLTLAETLDNISYRVIGLGFPLLTIGIIAGGVWANEAWGSYWSWDPKETWALITWLVFAAYLHSRITRGWQGRKPAILAAAGFVVVWICYLGVNLLGKGLHSYGWFF